A portion of the Phoenix dactylifera chloroplast, complete genome genome contains these proteins:
- the rps7 gene encoding 30S ribosomal protein S7, with protein sequence MSRRGTAEEKTAKSDPIYRNRLVNMLVNRIMKHGKKSLAYQIIYRAVKKIQQKTETNPLSVLRQAIHGVTPDIAVKARRVGGSTHQVPIEIGSTQGKALAIRWLLGASRKRPGRNMAFKLSSELVDAAKGSGDAIRKKEETHRMAEANRAFAHFR encoded by the coding sequence ATGTCACGTCGAGGTACTGCAGAAGAAAAAACTGCAAAATCCGATCCAATTTATCGTAATCGATTAGTTAACATGTTGGTTAACCGTATTATGAAACACGGAAAAAAATCATTGGCTTATCAAATTATCTATCGAGCCGTGAAAAAGATTCAACAAAAGACAGAAACAAATCCACTATCTGTTTTACGTCAAGCAATACATGGAGTAACTCCCGATATAGCAGTAAAAGCAAGACGTGTAGGCGGATCGACTCATCAAGTTCCTATTGAAATAGGATCTACACAAGGAAAAGCACTTGCCATTCGTTGGTTATTAGGGGCATCCCGAAAACGTCCGGGTCGAAATATGGCTTTCAAATTAAGTTCCGAATTAGTAGATGCTGCCAAAGGGAGTGGCGATGCCATACGCAAAAAGGAAGAGACTCATAGAATGGCAGAGGCAAATAGAGCTTTTGCACATTTTCGTTAA